The sequence below is a genomic window from Bombus pyrosoma isolate SC7728 linkage group LG9, ASM1482585v1, whole genome shotgun sequence.
ATTGATCCGGAAATACCTGCACGATCTCGGCGAATAAACGACTGAGGAACTCGTAAAGCTGCGGATTCGTCGGATTCATTGGGCCCAATTTCCCGTTTGCCTTCCCTTCGttatctaataatatttttcatatgacAGTTTAGAAATTCCATCGTTTTTCGAATGGTTAAACGATTAGTAATAGagagattaaataataataaaaaagtaaagagACGGATTAAAAAGAGAGTTTAATAGACCTACACGTGTATGTTTGGAGTCATTAAGTTTTTAGTAGTATCGAAggatttaaatagaatattaatttaaaaattgataattgtgGAAAAATTTTTTAGTCAGAAATTGATCGGAGTATAATGTATTTACCGTAGCAAGTGGTCAATAGTTCAGGATGAGCTAAACCCCATGACCTAGTATGTCCAGGAGTATCGAATTCCGGCATCACTCGGATGCCCCTTAGCCTGGCGTAGTCAACGATCGTCTGGATATCGTTTAATGTGTATACCATTGAGGGATGGTACGCTCCCTTGTCGGACAATTCCGGATAACTGGAGCTCTGGTAAGGGAAGCTGTTGTCATCGACGATGTGCCAGTGAAGAacgttcattttattataagaCATGGCGTCCAGAGTAAGCATTATATCAGAGATGGGCAAATAATGGCGAGACGTGTCTAACAGTAGTCCACGATGAGGAAACCTTGGAGCATCCTGAATAGTCTGACATCTGATTTTCAACTATAAAAGAAACGCGTGCTTATAATacctttttcatatttattcattttctgtGCACATACTTACCTGAGAACCATTACCAGCTGGGATTAAGAGCTGAGAAAATGTCTCGAGACCTCGAAGAACTCCCCATATCGACACACCTACCAGATTCGCGACTGTAGAGTTTTCGTTGATCACCAGAGCGTCTGCAAAAGTTCAATCGATTCGAGTTTAAATCTGTTCAAAGAAGACGCATCTCCTCCTACCGGTGTTTGCAAGAGTCGACCAATCTTTCAGATCTATCGTAGTacttaaaatttctatcaagTTCCTGTTACGAGAACCTTGGAACTCCGTGGAATATTTATCGATCCTTATCGTGACTCGTTCGTTTCattcaaaaaagaaaacaaagaagaaagaactATCGCGtgtaaaagatttaaatctCGCACAATAATGGTAGAATGTGCGTGCGTATAATCTTCACGCTACTTCTGCGGTTAATCGCTTGGTTCGATTTCCAAGCAGAGCTGAATAGAGAACGATGAAGAAAAATCAGGCTTCGTAACGTGGCTTTGTTTCAATCGTCCTGTTGACTCGTTTATTCGCGTCTCGTTTATTAAACGTCTTTCTAATGTTTGCAGTTTCTGGATACTTGTGAGCATCTTGCCTCTCGAAGCTTTCGTGATCTCGTAATTGTATCATTGACGAATAAGACGCATATAAACTCTATGTTAAACGGTCGAGAGATGAAATAAAGAATGACAATGTTATTTAATCAGATCTATTCGCACTAATCCACTTACCAGCTGTCTTAATGACATAACACAACTGTTCGGGAAAATGTTGCTTATGTTATATCAAGTTTCTTATTAAGAATGCACGATCATTTTGCTACTTTCCGTAATAGCAGAAGCACTTACATGATTCCGACATCTCTAAATGAGGCCAGTGATTGCCATCCATCTCGCAAGGCATTGTCACGCGAATTTCCAAAGCGCTAAGAGTACCTTTGATGGTTGTATCGTCTCTTACTGGGAATTTAGGATGGCCTTGCGAGGAAATCTTCCCTATTCGTGCTTCCGTTAGGATAATTGCCTTGTACCTCTCCACCGCATCCGTCATAATATCGCATGCGCCGCTGATCACCTGCAAAACCGATTCACTATAATTTAGacaaaataacattaattgtCAATTTGAAGCCATAATTATTGCAGGAAACCTGACTTTGCATTCTCGCCGTACGTCACACAGATAAATCACGCGCGTAGTATAATTAAGATAACGACACAGAGAGTTATCTGCAGCAAATGCGGATACATCGAAAACGATACAAGTTGGACTAAAAAACAAGACAACGGAACAAGATAGCGAATATTGACAAGCACGTTCCGACTAtgaaattaactttttataaaaatttgcacgCGCTTGGGCCGAATTTCCACGGGCGAGTCCCCCAGTCAAAGGAAACCTGTTCCCGGAAGAAGATACCTCTACGCTTAGCTATTCGCTTGCTACTGAAGGAAGCTCCGCTATCATAAAGCCGTAAAACGCAACAAACCTACAACAATCGTCCAGCTATCATAGACTCTACAATCAACGAACAAGTCTTTTGGAGCCAGAAACTTCAGCTGCCAATGTACCCGTGAAACACTTAAACTTGCTCTACGTAAAGTACCAATTAGAGATACCCACGTAGAAAACGAAACGTCTCCCCATGGAATTACCTTCTTCAATTACTCACGTTAAACTGGAAAGTCGAGGGTCGCAGAAGATAGAACGCATTGCGCAGCATGCGATTTGTTGGACTGGGCCATGGTTCGCCCTGAGTAGGACGCACCCAAGAGCCAGCGTCCGGGTTCAACGAGTGAACTCTGTGTACCAACAGACACGACAGCCATCCTAGCAACAGGAACAACGTTGGCAACCTGGTCCTCATGTCTATCGGTTTACGAGCAGGTTTTCAACGGGAGGAACGATGCGACGCCAGCGAGTGGTCATCGTCTACTGAACGCAGAGAACGACGCGTACGGTAACGAGAGTGGTAACGACCTTAGGCTGCGCCACTTAACTTTCATCACTTTGCCTGGCGGCGTGCTCACGGTCAAGTGGGAACAACCAGTCCACGGGTCGGCTGTGTCCTTAAACGAACGTCTTGCAGTAGACGAGCATCGCTGTTGCGGACAAAGACGCACGCTGTTAATCGTTGATCGCATTGGTAGATCGTTGACACCACGTGGAATTCTTACACGTGGCCGCGTTCAACGCTGCGTGCAGCATATAAGACCGGTTAGAGAAACATCTCTGCAAACATTCTGGAAAGTCATCGGGAGAAACTCTTTTCTTTTGGTCAAGAGCGACAGCCTTTTTACAGATGTGGAAGTGGTGTAGAGTTCAAAACCCTGACTAGAGTTCCTAGACTAAGGTAGCTATTCTTCGAGATGGTTATGGATAATCTTGCTAATGAAATGAAAGGAAACCTCACACTTGCAACGTTCCTCTTTTAAAATGAGTGCAACAAATTCTAGTAATTAGTATAGCCTGGATGTATAGCAATATGATAATGAGCGTATATGTCTGTGCGAAAATTTCCAATCGAATTGCGAAACTTTTATAGAAGATATCGTATCTTAGTTAACGAAAAGCAATGAAAAGATTATATCTTTGAGTGTCAATATCAATTATCATTATATGAATTA
It includes:
- the LOC122570908 gene encoding beta-hexosaminidase subunit beta-like; protein product: MRTRLPTLFLLLGWLSCLLVHRVHSLNPDAGSWVRPTQGEPWPSPTNRMLRNAFYLLRPSTFQFNVISGACDIMTDAVERYKAIILTEARIGKISSQGHPKFPVRDDTTIKGTLSALEIRVTMPCEMDGNHWPHLEMSESYALVINENSTVANLVGVSIWGVLRGLETFSQLLIPAGNGSQLKIRCQTIQDAPRFPHRGLLLDTSRHYLPISDIMLTLDAMSYNKMNVLHWHIVDDNSFPYQSSSYPELSDKGAYHPSMVYTLNDIQTIVDYARLRGIRVMPEFDTPGHTRSWGLAHPELLTTCYDNEGKANGKLGPMNPTNPQLYEFLSRLFAEIVQVFPDQYVHLGGDEVPFDCWMSNPVINSYMKSHNMSSYTQLESEYIGKLLHITNSLQASTIVWQEVFENGVVMPNSTVVHVWTGQWARKLENATKAGHPVLLSACWYLDHIAGGGDWKKFYKCDPLSFALASSNLTKLMLGGEACMWGEFVDRNNVHSRIWPRASAAAERLWSSTKPDEYKAAQRLEEHACRMNRRGIPAQPPNGPGFCVM